GGGCTGGCCCAGCACGGGGGCGCTTCAGGTGCGTGTTTGCAAAAATACACAATAATGATCGCCTGAAGTGCCAAATAGGAATTACCCTTCTCTGCCTCACACAACCTCAACTTTTGCATCAGACCTCCCACCCTCTCCATCATACCCAAAACTATGACGACCTTGGTTTTCTAAAGGGGTGTATTATGAACGTGCATCCTAGCACCAcacgtaaggcttatggtggattgGGAAGGGCTGCGAGATCGCCCGAGTGTTGATCACCAGGGCAGAGGAATGGGATTCCCGCTGCCGAACAAGCAACACTATTGGAGATCGAGATCACCTAAGAGGACTCCAGGGTTTGCCAGCAAGAGCCGTTGAACCCCCTCTGAGATCGCCTGAGTGCCAATCATGAAATTGTCAATAGAGGGACGGACAATAGGCTTTatacacgggcatgtttgctatatACATATAAAAAGAACAAAAGAACGAACCAAAAAAACATGggctttcagcttcatccggtaatTCGCCACTGATTTCGTCTCCTGGGCCTTCAGTTCGCCATGGCAGCATTATCGTGGAGGCCAAAGTTTAGGCTGGCTTTGCGCCTTTTCTTATTCAGGCGCATCCCCGAAATCCTCATTGGTTCGAACAGCAAGCAATTGTCTTTTTGAACATCAATTGTAGCTTGATGTATACCCAGAAGCATTATGGTACAACACACGCATATAAGAGGATACAAAAAAAAAATCCACAttactctctctatatatatgttagTTTCTTCACGTATACACGCTACGTagctcaaaagaaaaagaaacaagccTCAACCACATCAAAAGAAGCGCCGCGCGACATAAGTACGTATCAACCCGATCGATAAACCACTAGCTAGCTATATATATAGGATCGATGCTGTTGCTGCCCGTTCCCTTGGCAATGCTCatcacgtacgtacgtacgtacgtagtaGTAAGAATTAACGATCAATCAGCAGTACTTTTTTCTTTCAATTAAGTAGAAGATCGATGGatctccttcttctccggcaccggcGACGATCAGTACGTACTAGGGGCAGTGCACGTTCCGGCCCGGCCCGCCGTAGTAGAAGTAGTTGCCCCAGGCGCGGTTGTAGCCGCCCTGGATGCCGTAGCAGGCGGGGTGGTCGGCGACGAGCCGGAGGTCCCTAGCGGGGAGGAGGTTGTTGTCCCAGTCGACCACCTGGACGTTGCGGAAGTAGGCGGCGCGGTTGAATCCCTCGCGCGGGAAGTGGCCGCTCCCCATCTGCGTGGGGGTGTGGGAGCCCGAGGGGCGCGTGTTGACGACCTCGCCGCCGAACTGCACCATATTGGCGTGGCCGCCGAGGTGGGAGAAGAGGGAGGAGGGCCAGTAGCCGACGAGCGGGCCGGAGCCGAGCTGCAGCCACCAGTGGCCCCGGCGCGGGTCCTTCCAGATGAGCAGGCTGATGTCGAACTGGCGGCCGTTGTATGCGGACGCCGGCGAGATGGCGGCCCCGATGGCGATCCGCCGGTTGGTCTGCACGAACCCCGAGCAGTGCAGGTTGTAGCACCCGGTCGCCTGGTACGCGTCGctctgcatccatgcatgcatccacACTTCATTTAATTTGTTGTGTTGTTGCACTGGTATGAGCTATGAAGAAAGATGCATGGTGGTGCAGTGCTGCAGTGTTTTGgttgagaggaggaggagggggttttACCGTCCAGTAGGTGAAGAAGCGTGGGCTGTTGTCGCCATACAGTTGAGGGCTCACCTAAAAGAAAGCAAGGAACAGTGCGGAGAGTTAACACGTATGGACTGCATGCAACCAGCTCATCAGCTCACATCGGTTTGACCACGACGTAGAGAGTACCACACTGGTTTCAAACCCAACAACCAGAAAACAAGAAGTAATCAGGTCAACTGTGGCACTGGCTTACATGTCGACCGAATCTCATTAATGATCGACTCCCAGTTGTATTTCCACCTCCTTTCTATACTAGACAGTCAACATGTAACCACATGCAGGTCAAGCATGCTAGCAAGATTCGACTTACAGTTTACTGCAAGGAGACAAGGATGCATGTTCACGCTTAAGATGGCGATCAAGGATGCATGTTCAGATATTCTTGATTGAATCTCAACTATAATGGTGTCTTGACTACTCCGCTAATCTGAATATATGTGTACTTAAAATGCTTGATCATGACTTATCCTCCATGCATGTAGCTAGTACCTACTCCCTTCGTACGGAATTACTTATcgcagaaatagatgtatctagacgtattttagttctagatacatctattttcgagacaagtaattccgaactaaGGGAGTAGTAATGTGACTAGGGATGGAGGGAGGGATGAAGCTGGGCATTCAAGCAAGGGCCTGCGGTGCAGAGCTCTGTGCTGCCATGCCATTGCTAGCGCATACACACCACATCGATCGACCTGCCACATTTACTCGCTTTCACCAACCGGATAGACGGACAGCCTGAAGAACGCGTTCTGCGACTGCGAGCCAGCTTCCCTCCCTCCCATTATAACTAGATCGCTTTGCAGCCACGGCGATATGAATGAAAGCTGCCACTGTCAACTCACTCAGCTCCTTAACTTCCTACACTATGCAGCTCTAGTCGGCGAAAGACCATGCAGTGATTCTCCATATCTTTCACATTAACACTCTTCCATGGTTTGCTTTCAAATGTGATTTCGTACTGTCTTGAGAAGAAGAAAAATGTTCTTTCatcctccctccgtaaactaatataagagtgttcagAATAccaaaatagtgatctaaatgctcttatattagtttacagagggagtactcgaATAGTAAAAGTAGTTTGCATGCAACGAGATAAGGGGAAGATGAAAGGTACCTGCCAGCCGGCTTCGATGGTGTTGAGGTCGTTGCCGAAGGTGCCGGAGATGACCCAGATCTGGGAGAGGCTGAACTCCGCCGCCGACGCCACCCTGGCCGGCCACACGTTCAGGCTCGCCTTGGCGCCGTAGAACTGGTCGCCGGTCACGTACCCCACCGCGTGCTGCACCACACATACGCCAAACGTCCATCATCAAGCCAAGGTCCATGCCATCCACGTACGGACGCTAATGAATGCCACTGACTGCCAGCCAGCGCGCGCGCTAGCTAGCCGGGCGGCGCCATTACCGCCGCTGCCGCGGTTGTCGCCGCGCCGATCGCCATTGCATCGCCATCCCCGGCCAGTGCCCCAATCAATGTCCTGTGCGCGCACAGACGCAGGTTGATGCTAGCTATGCCCAGCACAATCAATGTTATCCAGCTACTGCGCGCTATACTATTGAGCGATCGTGTGGGATCATGATTTGGTCGCGTGGTTAAGGCCGCAGTTACTGGCTACGAGCCTACGACTGTTGGTCAGTGAAGCCGCTGTCGATCAATTTTCGATGGTACCGCTAATCTGGTGGGTCAGTATTGATGGTGACGATTGATGAGATCGCCGTACGTGCTCGTTAGTTTCAGCTGGGCGTGGTAGGAAGTACCTCGTGGCCGTCGCTGGTGGAGTCGCGGCGGACGCCGGCCGCGCGGGGCTTCATCCCGTACCGCCGGAGGGAGCCGGAGTGCCGCCGCAGGTCGCTCTCCGTGGTCCGCCGTATCGGGACCGTCCCGCCGGGGCACGACTCGCCGCCGTCGCTCCACGCCTGCGGGAACACGGCGTCCCCTTCTTCCTCCGCAGCGTCGGCGCTGGTCTTGGGCCTCTCCTCCGGCTCAGGCTGCAAACAAAAAAGACAATCTCTACTTCAGGACGACGGCCGCTGATCGGTAAAAGACAGACAAATAAGAATGCAGCATTGGTGTAGTTGGCTACAGAGAAGGGAAGGATGGGATGGGCGACCTCTGGCTTTTGGCCCCTCAACGTTGGGTGGTCAAACGCCGGCTGGAGGTGCGCCGGCACGCAGTGGATGATGTCGCCGTCGGCGCTCTGCGTGCAAAAACAAATTCGTCAAACATTTTGCCACAAGAAAAGAAAAGTATGGCGAACAAGGTGGTCGAGAGATTGAGGTCGGGGGTCAAACATCCATGGCCGGCTCATGCAAAAGAAGCAAAGCCACTCACCTGGATGGTCTTGACGGAGGCCTTCTTCATCCGGTCCATCTGGGCCACGATGCTCTGGTACGCTCGCAGCTCGTCCCCAGAACGGAACTCCGCCGTCCGTGTGCCGTtgcccctgccgccgccgctggccgACACCGACAACGCGCAAGAGACGACGAGCAGCAGCACCAGCAGCAAGGGGACGGCTGGTCTGGGCCTCTTGCCGCAGCAGCTAGACGCCATCGACGCCCGTgcgtgggcttcttcttctcttggattcacctcaaaaCCTCGTAGACAGGGAGTAGAGTCGTTGTTGCTCGCTTGTCTGTATCCGCTTCCACCGGATCGCCTGCTTGTCCTCTTCCCCGCCTCCTCCCCTGCCCCTATCGCTTGGCTTCTTCTTCCCTTGACCGCCCGAGAGAGACTACTCGACTATAAATATAGGAGCGCGGTGGAGGTGGAGTGTGGCTGAGCTGAGGCGCCGAGCCTCGCTCGATGTCAAGCTGGAAGGTCAACCAATGTCGCCGTGCAGCGGTTGGGGGTGGGGTTGGGGAGGGTGggggagctgagcttgaagctttgAAGTGATGTGGTGGACGCATTGATGAGTTCCGACACGGCGGGATGAGATATTGAGATGAGCTTCAAGTTGAGTTGCGCGCGGCTGTGGCTTGGGTTGCAGCTGGGGCACGCTTTTTCCCGAGGAGAAAGACACGCCCCTGCCCCGCGCTACCCATGCCTAGCCATGGCATCATCTCATTTTATATCATGCTTGGGTCCATGGTCCTGTCCCCCTCTCCACATTCCCTTCCCTTCCCCCGCTCCTCCCCCCATGAACAAAAAAGAAAGGTCGGAGCTGGCTGGCTGGATGGATTACTGCAAGCAAAGCACCATCGTCGATGCAGATGCAGACAGTGGGGGTTCAGCTCAGTCCCAGTGGCGCGTACTCCTACCACTGCCGCTCAACTTTGCTCCGTCAGGGGAATAAAGAAAGAAACAGAGCGTGTGTGCGCGCGCTCTGGGGCATGGCATGGCATCGCACCGCACGCGTCCTTGGGTGAGTGTGCATTGCACCGAGGAGAGGAGCGAGCGAGCGGCTCACTCTTCCTCCGCTTTTTCCTTTGGAAAGGCGGGCAGGGGAGGGTGGCGGCCATGTGCCAGGGGGGGTGGGGGCGGGAATTTTCAAAGGCCGGCTCCGACCGGCGGTGGCCTTCAGCTGGTGCAATCATGAGCCAGCGCCCCGCGCTTCCTATCCCTGTCCGCCATGATAGAAATCGCTTCCTTGTAGCTACCTCCTTGGAGCAACCAGCAGCACCTCTCGATCCGTCGATCGgcacccatgcatgtatgacagtGCAGTCATGGCTTTTGTTCTCTTTCTCTTTCCACTGTACGTCTTTGACAGCCATGGTTAGTGTTGAGATCGGATCCAGATGAGATGAGAGATCACGTACGTGCTACGTAGTGCACCTTTGGCTTTGATCATTGTTCACTTTCGCGGCCAAATTTTAAGTGATCGATTCGGTTGCCTGCTTTTCCTTATCAGATACGGAATCGTCTTTAATTCGCTCAAAGTAGCTAAGCACGGCACTGCACTGCTCCTCAAGTCAAATCTGAATTAAGCTATGCGTGTGCCGTGCGCATCTACAAAACTCACCTAGAATACTCTGCACATGCCATAGCCGTCCACTGTCTCCCAGCACAGCACCCGAAAGTTCTTCTTCGGTCTTTTCCCTAACAAAAGCGACCGACGGCGACATCATTGGCGTCGCAAATGCGATTGCAACCTGCACAAGCAACATATCTCCGTCTTCATGGCGCCATGCCCATGCATTGCAAATTTGCAATGCATTTGATGCGCCTTCCCTCCCTGGCCAGTGCAAGCCGGAGGGCTGTTGGTTGACAACACTGTACGTTCCCAGCACCTCCATGATCACTGCTACTATATCTCCCCAAGTCCCAACAGCAAAGAGAGTACCATGCACATTGAATTGAATTGCACTGCCAGAGGAGGGAGAGACATGTACTACTCTCCCATGAATGGGGCGAGAGGAGCAGCCCTTAAATGGTCAGGTATGCCTTAATTTCTTGAGTACTACTCTCCTCTCCGGCTCTCCCCCACTTTGCTTTGCTTTGCTAGCTGCACTGCACCAGGCATCTTTAACATTTGGCTTCTCTCTCCCGCACCTACCGGTGCCAGACGCGCCCCCGCACGCACATACACACAGTGCTCAGGGTTCATAAAAAGGGGGAGGTCACTCGGGCCAGGTCCACATGAGCCATGAGCCCACTGCCTGCTTCTGCTTTTGCAAAGAGCGTGGCTGTGTGGGGGAAACAGTAAGATACTCTCTCACTCTCACTATCAGTGGGAGCTGAGAAATTTGCTGTTTGCTCTTGCAAGGAGTGTGGGGAATGTGTGTATGCTATGCATCAAATGCTTGAAGCATGCGGCAGTGGATTTGATTATGCGGGAAGATGAAATCAGGGGAAGCGATGCGGCTTGGGTTTTGGTGCCACTGCATGCAATCCTTTTTTGTTCCTTAGAATAGCTGGCCACGCTTCTTTTCATGATCGCAAGGCCTGACCGGCTGGCTGGCAAGGCAAATATACTCTCTTTCTTTCATGCCATGCTTGTTCCCTTGACTGACATTTTGATGCACACCACCAGCTAACCTGCATGCCGTGCCTACTGTCTACTGAACACAGCATGCTTATTATCATTCTGTTTAGAGTACCTTTATTCTGCATCCCCTTTTGGTTACCTTCTGGATTATGTACATGCTGGCAGCGGATTGAAACAATGCGTGAAAACTTAGGTTTGGAAGGTGATGGTGCAAAGGTACTTTTTCCAGAGTAATAATAATGAGAGAGCATACCCCCGATCTGGGTGGCAGAGAGCAACTATGGGAATGGCTACGCGTCAATCTACTGATTTtcaaatttgggtcagtcgatcgtTTTTTGCCGTTGGATGCAGATCGAACGGTGGGCAGGCCTTCATCTTCCTCCGGTTTCTTCTCTCCCCCAGGCCGCCGCACGGGCCGTCAGTCGAACCACTTGTGACCACCACCCGCGGCCGGCGGCGCTCGCGCGCAGCCTCGCCGCCCCGCCCTGTCCGGAACCGCTTCCTACCGCCGTCCCTGGCCATCCTTCTAGCCCCGCCCGCATCCGATTTTTTTCTCCGGCAAAGTtgcaccaccgcccccaccctaaatcctaagatagataatgggataGCCCTTCAATGAgcaccttccttctccttccttccctccgGCGAACTCTCAAAAACGACTAACCCCAAATTTGAaggtcactcgactgagatttagctAATGTGAGCTCCTATATATTGTGAACAGGAGAAAGCAACGCGAGCGTTGATCCTAGAGGGCTGCTAGCTCCCACCAAACCTTTCTCCTCTCGCTCACCTCGCGGCCGCCTGTTGAATTATGTGTCAGTTTTTTTAGAGAGAACGCGATCGGCTTTATTCATCAAAAAATAACATTACATAGAGTTCCCCAGATACAGTCTGGAAGAGAATGGAAAAATACTCGGATTAACAGAGTgcatacatggtttagttgatagatGAGCAGCTAAATACAATACTAGCAAACATGCTTTGTGACGACACGACTTTCTTTCTCCTCTCTCCGGCAACCGCTGGCGATGGAGCACATTGTTGAAGCCATGAGGAAGATGGACCACATTGCAAAGTTCAATTCGGGCTTATGATCTTTTCTGTAAAGTTCTTGCTCTGGGTTGTTATTATCTTTTCTTTAGAGATCCTTGGAGCAGCTGTACTGAAATTCAAAATGAATGAAGTTTTTTCTGGTTCATTCGGGACCCATCTGTTGTTCAAAAAGATCTTCTTAATCCTGGATGGCCATAAAGTTTGATATTTCGAATTCAAAGGCTCATAGTACTAGGTTAAAAAAAGACCCCATGCATGCAGTTTGATAGGGCATGTTTGGTAGCCCGCATGCTCGTCAGGCAGGCTTTGTGGATGCAGTTTTGGCCCGTTTGGTAGCGTGCAAACACTATTGGGCCGGCATGGCACATTGTTTAAAGCACCTCTCAGCCTGGCTATAGAGGGATGGCCGACCCAACCATTTCTAGCGGGCCAGGTCCAAACGGGCGCAAAAGTCTCCATTGAACCGACCTAGTGGCTCTGATGGTGCAGTTTGTACATAGGTTTGCACGTGTTTGTGTTTTGCGGTAAGAGAGGCATTGGCAATTGCCGAAGATCTTTATGTCCAGAAGATTCAAGTGGCATCAGATTGCAAGAATGTAGTGGATGATATAAATCAGGGATCGTCAGCGGATCACGCGGCTATTATACATGAAATAATAGAGCGATCAATTGTTTTTCATGCTTGTAATTTTATCCACAATTTTAGGAGCTTAaatttcgaggctcacaatctCACTAGGCATGCACTTTCACTTTGGTTTGGACGCCGTGTTTGGTTAGGCCAACCTGGGGACTTGAGTTTTACTCTTGTAAATGTTCTGACAATTTGAATAAAGCCTAGCGAGAATGTCTCAAAAAAACGTGTTTGTGTTTTGCTCAACTCCTTTACCTCCTTCACATAATGTCTTCTGATCTACATAACAGTGCTTTAATTCAAGATAAGCTCTACACGGAAAAGAGGTACATCGATGTTGCGGTTTCATTCAAGTGATCATTTCCTAATTCCGTGGACCGTAAATCTTCAATTTCCTATATGTTTAGAGCTTTTTTAGACGCATTTTAACAAATTCGCCTCACACGGTCTGTTGTTTGAAATTTTCTTTGACGAGTAGCTTCATCTCGTTGTTTGGAACAACTTCCGCATTGTAAGTTTTCTGTTTCAATGGCCATAGATGAGTAGATCTATGTCTCCTTAGTGCACTATAcaaaggtgttcatgtgtgtgttgggaatcattgcatggaaaataaaaaaaattctacgcacacgcaatgatctatccatgaagatgcatagcaacgagggggagagtatgtctacgtaccctcgtagaccgtaagtggaagcgtttattcaacgcggttgatgtagtcgtacaccttcactatccgcccgatcaagtaccgaatgcacgagcctccgcgttctgcacacgtttagctcgatgtcaTCCTCGCCATCTTGATCTAGCAAGCGGGGCGagatagtagatgagttccgtcagcataacggcgtggtgacggtggtggtgaaacaatctcgcagggcttcacctaagcactacgtcgACGATCTAGAGCGAAGAAGTAAACTAGAGGCGGAGGGGTGCCGACACACGGCGTGAAATAAGCTGTGTATTGTGTGGcatccctccccacatatatataggtgtgggaggggaggaggcagcccCTAGGGCGCCCCAAGTGGTGTGGCAGCAGCCCTAGGTCTCCTCCATTTGGTGCGCCCNNNNNNNNNNNNNNNNNNNNNNNNNNNNNNNNNNNNNNNNNNNNNNNNNNNNNNNNNNNNNNNNNNNNNNNNNNNNNNNNNNNNNNNNNNNNNNNNNNNNNNNNNNNNNNNNNNNNNNNNNNNNNNNNNNNNNNNNNNNNNNNNNNNNNNNNNNNNNNNNNNNNNNNNNNNNNNNNNNNNNNNNNNNNNNNNNNNNNNNNNNNNTGGcacaagggggaaggaaagggaggagaCACCCCCTTCTTTGCTTCCTCCCCTCTCCGGGATATGGTAAAAGGAGGTGGCGCCTCCCCCTTCCATCTAATTGGGTGTGGCTGGcataaggggggcgcaccagcccatgtgggctggtgtgttcccctccacttggcccactaaggcccaatactctcccggtgcCTTCGGAACCCCTTCCTGTATTCTGATAACTTTCCGGTgcattccgaaaccattccggagaccaaatagtatcgtcctatatatcaatctttatctccggaccattccggagctcctcattaTGTctatgatctcattcgggactccgaacaatctccggtcaccaaaccacataactcatataataccaaatcgacatcgaacgttaagcgtgtggaccctacgggttcgagaactatgtagacatgacttagacacctctccggtcaataaccaacagcggaacctggatgcccatattggctcctacatattctacgaagatctttatcggtcgaaccgttatgacaacatacgtaattccctttgtccatcggtatgttacttgcccgagatttgatcgtcagtatcttcatacctagttcaatcttgttaccgacaagtctctttactcgttccgtaatacatcacctactGACCAattccttagtcattttcttggaagcttatgatgtgtattaccgagagggcctaaaatacctctccgatactcggagtgacaaatcctaatttcgatctatgccaacccaacaaacacctttggggataactgtagagcatctttatgatcacccaattacgttgtgatgtttgatagcacacaaggtattcctccggtatccgggagttgcataatttcatagtcgaaggaatatgtatttgacattaagaaagcaatagcaataaactgaacggtcaatatgctaagctagcggatgggtcttgtccatcacatcattcttctaatgatgtgatctcgttatcaaatgacaacacatgtctatggttaggaaaccttaaccatctttgatcaatgagctactcaagtagaggcttattaaggacacgatatttgtttatctaTTCACACGCGTATttaggtttccggtcaatacaattctaacatgaataataaacctttatcatgaataaggaaatacaaaataataactttattattgcctctagggcatatttcgttcagtgTGCGTATTATTTTAGATGAATTTGACAAATTTGTCACACATGGTAGACGTTTGAAATTTCTTTGACCACTAGCTTCATCTTGATGTTTCACATGACTTTTATGGTGTATGTTTTCTGTTTCAACGGCCATAGACGAGTAGATCTATGTCTCCCTAGTGCACTATACAAAGGTGTTCATGTGTGCATGTTATTTTAGATGAATTTGACAAATTTGTCGCACATGGTCGACGTTTGAAATTTCTTTGACCACTAGCTTCATCTCGATGTTTACATGACTTTTGTGTTGCATGTTTTCTGTTTCAACGATTACAGATTAGTAGATATCTCCGTAGTGGACTGTACAAACGTTTTCATGTATGCATGTTATTTTAGACGGATTTTGGCAAAAGAAATTACACACGTACTACCGTTTAAAATATCTTTTGACACTAGCTTAATCTTGCTGTTCCAAACTACTCTCATGTTATAAGCCTTTTTTATTTCaacgcttagggcatctccaatgccgacCGCAAACCTCCCGCAACCGTCTAGACCGCACGGTCCGGACCGCGGAAGCCTCCAACACCAACTTGTATTGGTCCACGGGGCGGTCCAGACGCGATTCCAAACCCGCTTCTGACTGCCTTGACCCACCAAAAACACCTCCCCCTCCCACGCGTTTTCGTTCAGCGCCATTCTAGAGCATCAACGCCCGTATTCATGCCTGGCCAGAGTGGACGTGACGCTCACTGACGCCGGCATTGAAGTGGCGTGCCGGTCGAGAGAGCACCACCCACGTCGCTTCCCGGTGCAGGTGACTACCGCGCGTTCAAATGACATGACGGCCACCCGTCCTTCCGTT
The Triticum dicoccoides isolate Atlit2015 ecotype Zavitan chromosome 3A, WEW_v2.0, whole genome shotgun sequence genome window above contains:
- the LOC119267090 gene encoding uncharacterized protein LOC119267090; its protein translation is MASSCCGKRPRPAVPLLLVLLLVVSCALSVSASGGGRGNGTRTAEFRSGDELRAYQSIVAQMDRMKKASVKTIQSADGDIIHCVPAHLQPAFDHPTLRGQKPEPEPEERPKTSADAAEEEGDAVFPQAWSDGGESCPGGTVPIRRTTESDLRRHSGSLRRYGMKPRAAGVRRDSTSDGHEHAVGYVTGDQFYGAKASLNVWPARVASAAEFSLSQIWVISGTFGNDLNTIEAGWQVSPQLYGDNSPRFFTYWTSDAYQATGCYNLHCSGFVQTNRRIAIGAAISPASAYNGRQFDISLLIWKDPRRGHWWLQLGSGPLVGYWPSSLFSHLGGHANMVQFGGEVVNTRPSGSHTPTQMGSGHFPREGFNRAAYFRNVQVVDWDNNLLPARDLRLVADHPACYGIQGGYNRAWGNYFYYGGPGRNVHCP